One genomic window of Elaeis guineensis isolate ETL-2024a chromosome 2, EG11, whole genome shotgun sequence includes the following:
- the LOC109505727 gene encoding uncharacterized protein yields the protein MALTNFILTVVGVSAAVLLFRSDVKQSAAIFRRNVRQIRHWLEAESTSAAKSAPKELESQVPKKDFPKEEKH from the exons ATGGCACTGACCAACTTCATCCTGACGGTGGTCGGTGTGAGCGCCGCCGTCCTCCTCTTCCGCAGCGACGTCAAGCAGTCCGCTGCCATCTTCCGCCGAAACGTCCGCCAAATCCGCCACTGGCTCGAGGCGGAATCCACCTCCGCCGCCAA GTCAGCACCAAAGGAATTGGAGTCACAGGTTCCGAAGAAAGACTTTCCCAAGGAAGAGAAGCATTAG